Proteins encoded by one window of Shewanella avicenniae:
- the umuD gene encoding translesion error-prone DNA polymerase V autoproteolytic subunit, which produces MKVVPIYASAGITGFESPAAEYSQLPLSLDELLVEHPSATFFCIANGDSMQQAGIFDGDVLIVDRHVNRMSGDVIVANINGEFVCKFIDTKQRLLLSANEAYQPVPISEFDTFSIEGVVVRAVRCFRPCRLLRRS; this is translated from the coding sequence ATGAAAGTCGTCCCTATTTATGCGAGCGCAGGGATAACCGGTTTTGAATCCCCAGCCGCCGAATATAGCCAGTTACCCCTCAGCCTAGATGAGCTGCTTGTTGAGCATCCATCAGCGACTTTTTTTTGCATTGCCAATGGTGATTCCATGCAACAAGCTGGGATTTTCGATGGTGATGTTTTAATCGTTGACCGACATGTCAATCGGATGAGTGGCGATGTGATTGTCGCCAATATAAACGGTGAGTTTGTCTGCAAGTTCATCGATACCAAGCAACGTCTGCTTCTGTCGGCAAATGAAGCTTATCAGCCCGTGCCAATCTCTGAGTTTGATACCTTTTCGATTGAGGGCGTTGTGGTGCGAGCTGTCCGTTGCTTTAGACCTTGTCGGTTATTGAGGCGCTCGTAA
- a CDS encoding Y-family DNA polymerase → MFALVDANSFYCSAEQVFRPDWRGRPIVVLSNNDGCVVAANRQAKEAGIEKFKPWFQVKALAQRKGVIACSSNYELYSDLSSKMMQIVGQFAPRQHIYSIDETFLDLSGMRLNESELLSLGADIRRTVWREARLPVGVGFGETLTLAKAANHAAKRIEGFNGVCAINSEATRQSMLAQMHVSDVWGIGRKLSRRLEAIGITTGLQLSKLPIKLARKQFSVEIERLVLELNGTPTRNWDEARADKQQIFSTRSTGERIQTLEPLKQAFAMHVAKACQKARQQHSVAASILIFAHNSPHDDGVSRGFRHVLRLTTATNDSLTIGSQVAGIIPKLFVPNVRYYKIGVGLVDLRPQEHVQYDLFTPPAEEPKLMAVLDKLNQRYGSDTVFVAAQGIHEKWHMRRDLLTPQYTTDWRQIPVVKCR, encoded by the coding sequence ATGTTTGCGTTGGTCGATGCTAACTCCTTCTATTGCTCTGCTGAACAGGTGTTTAGGCCTGACTGGCGTGGCAGGCCTATCGTTGTGCTGTCGAACAATGATGGCTGTGTCGTCGCCGCCAACCGGCAAGCTAAGGAAGCCGGTATCGAAAAATTTAAGCCTTGGTTTCAAGTAAAGGCATTAGCACAACGGAAGGGCGTGATTGCCTGCTCATCAAACTATGAGCTCTATTCCGACTTATCTTCAAAGATGATGCAAATCGTTGGACAGTTTGCGCCTCGGCAGCACATTTACAGCATTGATGAGACATTTCTCGACCTCAGCGGCATGAGGCTGAATGAATCTGAGCTATTGTCCTTGGGGGCGGATATCCGCCGAACCGTATGGCGGGAAGCGCGTTTGCCTGTCGGTGTCGGTTTCGGTGAGACCTTAACGCTGGCAAAAGCAGCCAATCATGCTGCTAAGCGCATCGAAGGTTTCAATGGCGTCTGCGCCATCAATAGCGAAGCCACCCGGCAATCTATGCTTGCCCAAATGCATGTCTCTGATGTGTGGGGGATTGGCCGTAAGTTGAGCCGTCGACTTGAAGCGATTGGGATTACTACCGGATTACAACTCTCCAAACTTCCTATCAAGTTAGCTCGTAAGCAGTTCAGTGTCGAAATAGAGCGTCTAGTCTTAGAGCTCAATGGCACGCCCACTCGAAATTGGGACGAAGCACGGGCGGATAAACAACAAATCTTCTCAACACGCTCCACTGGTGAGCGAATTCAAACGCTCGAGCCCCTGAAGCAGGCATTTGCTATGCATGTGGCAAAAGCTTGTCAGAAGGCCCGGCAGCAGCATAGTGTCGCGGCTTCCATACTTATCTTTGCGCATAACTCACCTCATGACGATGGCGTGTCCCGAGGGTTTAGACACGTGCTGCGCTTAACGACCGCAACGAATGATAGCCTGACCATCGGAAGCCAAGTCGCTGGAATAATTCCAAAGCTGTTTGTACCCAATGTGCGCTATTACAAGATAGGCGTTGGCTTAGTTGACCTCAGGCCACAAGAGCATGTGCAATACGATCTATTCACGCCACCGGCTGAAGAGCCGAAACTCATGGCGGTTTTAGATAAGCTCAATCAACGTTATGGTAGTGACACGGTATTTGTCGCGGCCCAAGGCATTCATGAAAAATGGCATATGCGGCGTGACCTACTCACCCCACAGTACACCACGGACTGGCGGCAAATCCCGGTCGTAAAATGCCGCTAA
- a CDS encoding GmrSD restriction endonuclease domain-containing protein: MCAWQHGADKWSQDRREQFANDQRNLVAVEASLNRSKGDKGLDEWLPPANQCQYIARFLRVLKQYQLNVSATEEAQFSKLRTQCKS, encoded by the coding sequence TTGTGCGCTTGGCAGCACGGTGCGGATAAGTGGTCACAAGACCGTAGAGAGCAGTTTGCTAACGACCAACGAAACCTTGTCGCTGTTGAAGCATCATTGAATCGTTCAAAGGGGGATAAAGGACTTGATGAATGGCTGCCTCCTGCGAACCAGTGCCAATATATCGCGCGATTTTTAAGAGTACTCAAACAGTATCAGTTGAACGTCAGTGCTACCGAAGAAGCGCAATTCAGCAAACTCAGGACGCAATGCAAATCATAA
- a CDS encoding TnsA endonuclease N-terminal domain-containing protein — protein MKNVIQPEINKSELNKIESYTAKLKREKNYKPWLTARNSHTYGQAQVISSVKFGRVHHFLSRGEAAAFFHFEANQNVIALYEQYPLPLNETMQIAIALNIVHPATTLEFEQYDGVKVAKTMTLDYLVQYRSGDWDAYNFKYASSLDPNFTDPRQVARTRAKELIERAYCEQNNISWRQLTEHSFDEELTRNLIYLRECFERPDVIEVSDDVKSALLFQFKKAFKEHPLHAIRDILEHVGTCFGLTLKETELFFQLLVYRRQLLCDLTQPLVLNRPLPVEPELEVYAN, from the coding sequence TTGAAAAATGTTATTCAGCCTGAAATTAATAAGTCAGAATTAAATAAGATTGAATCCTATACTGCGAAATTAAAAAGAGAGAAAAATTATAAGCCGTGGCTAACCGCAAGAAACTCTCACACGTACGGACAAGCACAAGTCATCTCAAGTGTGAAATTCGGTCGTGTCCATCACTTCCTCAGTCGAGGCGAGGCTGCTGCATTTTTTCATTTCGAAGCTAATCAGAATGTCATCGCATTGTACGAGCAGTATCCGCTGCCATTAAATGAAACGATGCAAATCGCAATTGCACTGAACATCGTGCATCCAGCTACGACACTGGAGTTTGAACAATATGACGGTGTAAAAGTCGCAAAAACGATGACGCTTGATTATCTAGTCCAATACCGCAGTGGCGATTGGGATGCCTATAACTTTAAGTATGCGTCCTCGCTCGATCCAAATTTCACAGATCCGCGACAAGTTGCGCGAACTCGCGCTAAAGAGCTAATAGAACGTGCTTATTGTGAGCAGAACAACATCTCGTGGCGTCAATTGACTGAGCATTCGTTTGATGAAGAGCTTACGCGCAACTTAATTTACTTACGTGAATGCTTTGAACGCCCCGATGTGATTGAAGTAAGTGATGATGTGAAATCGGCTTTATTGTTTCAGTTTAAAAAAGCGTTTAAAGAACATCCTCTGCACGCTATCAGAGACATTCTTGAGCATGTCGGAACATGCTTTGGGCTCACACTGAAAGAGACAGAATTGTTTTTTCAGCTACTCGTCTATCGCCGACAGTTACTCTGTGATTTGACTCAGCCTTTAGTCCTGAATCGTCCGCTGCCAGTCGAACCTGAGCTGGAAGTTTATGCGAATTAA
- a CDS encoding transposase gives MRINQRIVSTNDNSVNWLIVAIDDTSGMIAVSDLNAVRPRRPTVLAVSDVIRHINANRWALAEHEFPAALYVSDSKMKEIHLAKQLAHHTSAAKSKSKQLRDPLQMRDEAWSALSPLLSDPAKLHTYLYGHSAGIVSELMSGSNRSKKYITSNLNAYFYYGSIKNALLPKYFWCGSEFTLPQEPVRLDDGSFDLSSKPGQKVKYGAQQYRHVTAKDIIEIKVFLKKNLKNRQQVKLSYLYDEYVYGCCSVAIRPENMPDDEIAVELRMPLPKNHRLSPRAFSRQVKKIVPRLEWIRKQVGAKSYLRDHAAKVGVAKHGLRGATSRYEIDSTVLDAYVRWEFSPELLAIGRPIFYIVIDVVTGMIVGMHLAFHGPDWIGASQALFNAFTDKVAFCREYGLRITNEDWPCHHTCREITFDRGGENTDGHIEAMLKAKIGIAVSNLNAYYQGSAKGTVEQSFRTTQDDSLKLVLGQVIKIKNHDLQHASRTAIYTYQQIMLALIKCILHANNSRVKTSNRTFEMERDGVQFTPRDAWNYSLANTVIAPAQIAEDYLRFALLPEDNASIQSRGVYYKGLFYSSASFERLPLIEEAKNFGRKPIKIRYSSTSTNSIWWQEPDSQTVYKLDLTERSEAYKNITWASVLHRLEILKHELAEAKERQFISKIMLLGDLKLLEKVAKNRSYHLKRSKAKSPAQGMKDRYQLSGDMQKNQLDTKLQQTFAEDEAASVERSVKKMPWGNPNVTKIGDE, from the coding sequence ATGCGAATTAATCAAAGAATCGTCTCAACAAATGATAACTCAGTGAACTGGTTGATAGTCGCCATAGATGATACATCTGGGATGATTGCTGTCAGTGATTTGAACGCTGTTCGCCCGAGACGACCCACGGTACTCGCTGTCAGCGACGTGATTCGACACATCAATGCTAACCGGTGGGCGTTAGCTGAACATGAGTTTCCGGCAGCACTTTATGTCAGCGATAGCAAAATGAAAGAGATTCATCTTGCGAAACAATTAGCACATCATACATCTGCGGCGAAAAGTAAGAGCAAACAACTACGTGATCCCCTGCAAATGCGAGATGAGGCGTGGAGTGCGCTTTCTCCTCTGTTGAGTGATCCAGCAAAATTACACACCTATTTATACGGTCATAGTGCAGGTATTGTCAGCGAGCTCATGAGCGGCTCCAATCGCAGTAAGAAATACATCACGAGTAATCTCAATGCATATTTTTACTATGGCAGTATCAAAAACGCGTTGCTGCCGAAGTACTTCTGGTGTGGTAGTGAATTTACGTTGCCCCAGGAGCCGGTGCGTTTAGATGATGGCTCTTTCGACCTGTCTAGCAAACCAGGCCAAAAAGTTAAGTACGGAGCACAACAATACCGACACGTAACAGCAAAAGACATTATAGAAATTAAAGTTTTTTTGAAGAAAAACTTGAAGAATCGGCAGCAAGTCAAGTTGAGCTACTTGTACGATGAATATGTTTACGGTTGTTGCTCTGTGGCTATTCGTCCAGAAAATATGCCTGATGATGAAATCGCGGTTGAACTGCGAATGCCTCTCCCGAAGAATCATCGTTTATCTCCTCGGGCATTCTCCCGCCAAGTTAAGAAGATTGTGCCCCGTTTAGAGTGGATTAGAAAGCAGGTCGGGGCGAAGAGTTATCTTCGAGATCATGCGGCAAAAGTCGGTGTAGCAAAACACGGGCTTCGCGGAGCCACAAGTCGCTATGAAATTGACTCTACGGTCCTGGATGCTTATGTCAGGTGGGAGTTTTCTCCCGAATTGTTGGCTATAGGTCGCCCCATTTTTTACATCGTTATCGATGTCGTAACTGGAATGATTGTGGGCATGCACTTAGCCTTCCACGGTCCCGATTGGATTGGGGCATCTCAAGCGCTATTTAATGCATTTACGGACAAAGTCGCATTTTGTCGAGAGTATGGTTTAAGAATTACTAATGAAGATTGGCCCTGCCATCACACATGTAGAGAAATCACGTTTGATAGAGGGGGCGAAAATACGGACGGGCATATCGAGGCGATGCTAAAAGCCAAAATCGGTATAGCTGTCAGTAACTTGAATGCGTACTACCAGGGCTCGGCTAAGGGCACTGTAGAGCAGAGTTTTCGCACAACACAAGATGACTCGTTAAAGCTGGTGCTTGGGCAAGTGATAAAGATTAAAAATCACGATCTACAGCATGCTAGCCGTACCGCAATATACACATACCAGCAAATCATGTTAGCGCTTATTAAATGCATTCTGCATGCAAACAATTCTCGAGTAAAAACTAGCAATCGAACGTTTGAGATGGAGCGTGATGGCGTGCAATTTACGCCGCGTGATGCATGGAATTACAGCTTAGCCAATACAGTGATTGCACCAGCGCAAATCGCGGAAGATTACTTACGTTTTGCTTTGTTGCCGGAAGATAATGCATCGATTCAATCGCGAGGGGTGTATTACAAAGGGCTATTCTATAGCTCTGCCAGCTTTGAACGTCTCCCGTTAATCGAAGAAGCCAAAAACTTCGGCAGAAAACCCATCAAAATTCGCTACTCATCAACGAGTACAAACTCGATATGGTGGCAAGAACCTGATTCGCAAACGGTTTATAAACTCGACCTGACCGAGCGTAGCGAAGCCTATAAAAATATCACTTGGGCGAGTGTTCTGCACCGATTGGAAATTCTCAAACATGAATTGGCTGAAGCCAAAGAACGTCAGTTTATCAGTAAAATCATGCTATTAGGTGATTTAAAACTTTTAGAGAAAGTTGCTAAAAATCGTTCGTATCATCTAAAACGCAGCAAGGCCAAATCGCCAGCTCAGGGCATGAAAGATAGATATCAACTCTCTGGGGATATGCAGAAAAATCAATTGGATACAAAGTTGCAGCAAACATTTGCAGAAGATGAAGCTGCATCTGTAGAGCGTTCTGTTAAAAAAATGCCGTGGGGCAATCCCAACGTGACGAAAATTGGAGATGAATAA
- a CDS encoding ATP-binding protein produces the protein MEKANYIRHPNPVHRGNPLVEGLGFPLSKQQVQKRCSVKFEGELDLTEVPEDLHGYYIRSSILNLFSVHVCQDEMVELYENIRLGIECGYIGRNPLKPDFQRVIVAIERDKDAPLKAQNIKRLNLLENSFTFLLSGLSGRGKSSMTKAALRLIPQHLYHKDYLQTTGDSVSLDIKQITYLYVEHHDRQGQKAFLTSILEAVDEATDETYAYHHRNSTVKELINAVRKALVIHHVGALIIDEAQNFAKASTDLKIGTNEKTSMKFVEELINTLGISTIFVGTFSALELFTREMTITRRTIRAGSMNLGGCPVDSPFWINLCHVLFTAIKLKGEADEEGLLRQKLYELSAGIPAIAVSMVQATLRFLSYYEPAQQTLTIDALAYVANKQFSPLAGPVRALLTGEYHKYEDLKPMLLLEEVNPSGDNVTLARAKEIEQQAQAMLEDYKEKRVLAGRLQAKQVMSSSSTRDEELRRIGDKLSPKNLLGLLGDDE, from the coding sequence ATGGAAAAAGCTAACTACATTCGTCATCCAAATCCCGTGCATCGCGGAAATCCGTTAGTTGAAGGCCTAGGCTTCCCACTGTCAAAACAACAGGTACAAAAGCGTTGCTCAGTTAAATTCGAAGGCGAATTAGACTTAACGGAAGTGCCAGAAGATTTGCATGGCTACTACATTCGCTCGAGCATTTTGAATTTGTTTAGCGTGCATGTTTGTCAGGACGAAATGGTCGAACTGTATGAAAACATTCGCTTAGGAATTGAATGCGGTTATATCGGAAGAAACCCACTCAAGCCCGATTTTCAGCGAGTCATTGTGGCAATTGAGCGTGATAAAGATGCGCCTTTGAAGGCTCAGAATATTAAGCGTCTCAACTTACTCGAGAATAGTTTTACTTTTTTGCTTTCGGGTCTTAGTGGACGCGGCAAGTCATCGATGACGAAAGCGGCATTGAGACTTATACCTCAACACCTCTATCACAAGGATTATTTGCAGACGACCGGCGACAGCGTCAGTCTAGATATCAAGCAAATCACTTACCTCTATGTAGAGCATCATGATCGACAGGGGCAGAAAGCGTTTTTGACATCAATTTTAGAGGCTGTAGACGAAGCTACGGACGAAACGTATGCATATCATCATCGTAATAGCACGGTGAAAGAGTTAATTAACGCAGTAAGAAAAGCTTTGGTCATCCATCACGTTGGCGCTCTCATCATTGATGAAGCTCAGAATTTTGCAAAGGCTTCAACAGACTTAAAAATTGGCACAAATGAAAAGACATCGATGAAGTTTGTTGAGGAGCTGATAAATACGCTGGGCATATCAACTATTTTTGTGGGAACGTTCAGTGCGTTAGAGCTATTCACTCGTGAGATGACAATTACACGACGGACGATCCGTGCAGGCTCCATGAATTTAGGCGGCTGTCCGGTTGACTCACCTTTCTGGATCAATCTCTGTCATGTGTTATTTACCGCGATCAAATTAAAAGGTGAAGCAGATGAAGAAGGGCTGCTTCGTCAGAAATTATATGAGCTCTCGGCAGGCATTCCGGCGATTGCAGTATCAATGGTTCAAGCAACACTGCGATTTCTCAGTTACTACGAACCGGCTCAGCAAACGCTGACAATTGATGCACTAGCGTATGTTGCAAACAAACAATTTTCCCCACTAGCTGGTCCTGTGCGTGCTTTGCTTACAGGTGAGTACCACAAATATGAAGATCTCAAGCCAATGCTTTTGCTCGAAGAGGTCAATCCGTCAGGCGATAACGTTACATTAGCGCGTGCAAAAGAGATTGAGCAACAAGCCCAAGCGATGCTGGAAGACTATAAAGAAAAACGTGTGCTAGCTGGACGTTTGCAAGCCAAACAAGTCATGAGCAGCAGTTCGACTCGGGACGAGGAACTCAGGCGCATAGGAGATAAGCTTTCACCCAAAAATCTACTGGGTTTGTTAGGTGATGATGAATGA
- a CDS encoding TniQ family protein gives MMSLFQLLPDEDLISAAGRWYLMTRVGSAYSSAHYMATLLNGRMPHHLCSTVTSQYLSELRIDDRAKKAVEHSLAPFESSFLRDDERDIYQRSPSAITITGVRSTHIQRFRWCAVCVMNDEATFGVPYFHRNHQLPGVFHCDKHQEPLIESCFACGWHITSLAKQNLPPFDNICPNCNRSLESVEIQLSDSMQNIQRNSLALARSTDCTDRLTPLITRVRASVGLSSAQQNTQAERKRLTEFCDAFIDFYSEDEIESLFSQVVDFKGRKISKLMRSPRIKFIESRVAPIHPLLYLMLSLFLASQGD, from the coding sequence ATGATGAGCTTGTTTCAATTATTGCCTGACGAAGATTTGATTAGTGCAGCGGGACGTTGGTATCTCATGACGCGCGTTGGCAGCGCTTATTCATCTGCGCACTATATGGCAACGCTTCTGAATGGGCGAATGCCCCACCATCTTTGCTCTACAGTGACATCTCAGTATCTAAGCGAGCTTCGTATTGATGACAGAGCTAAGAAAGCGGTCGAGCATTCTTTAGCGCCTTTCGAATCGAGTTTCTTGAGAGATGATGAGCGTGACATATATCAACGCTCACCAAGTGCAATCACTATCACTGGAGTGCGCTCGACACATATCCAGCGATTTCGCTGGTGTGCAGTGTGCGTCATGAATGATGAAGCAACATTTGGCGTGCCTTACTTTCACCGAAACCATCAACTACCGGGGGTGTTTCATTGCGATAAACACCAAGAACCGTTGATTGAAAGCTGTTTTGCATGTGGATGGCACATTACCTCTTTAGCTAAACAGAATTTGCCACCGTTCGATAATATCTGCCCGAACTGCAACAGGTCTCTAGAGTCTGTTGAGATACAACTGTCGGACTCAATGCAGAATATTCAGCGAAATAGTTTAGCGCTTGCACGCAGCACAGATTGCACTGACCGACTTACCCCCCTCATAACGCGAGTACGAGCATCAGTAGGCTTGTCTTCAGCACAACAAAACACGCAAGCAGAGCGCAAAAGGCTCACAGAATTTTGTGATGCTTTCATCGATTTCTATAGTGAAGACGAAATCGAATCCTTGTTTAGCCAAGTTGTTGATTTCAAAGGGCGCAAAATATCAAAACTGATGCGAAGTCCGCGCATAAAATTCATAGAGTCTCGAGTCGCCCCCATTCATCCATTGCTGTACTTGATGCTCTCATTGTTTTTAGCGTCACAAGGGGATTGA
- a CDS encoding TnsD family Tn7-like transposition protein → MSEMEGSWLPGESAYSVVARAYLCSPYASWKRTNQASFGHQEVRIHPVLPGHLPAIAALARTSIAELRLRASGHVLVSFGLLTPDRRVKLMQSESALNASKVIEHGRLSAAKVSFGHQLKCCPRCVELDEDNYGVAYWHTVHQLHGVLVCPEHGLVLNSVSCGDGGVNHQYVLPSNNLMHENGRDKAIYLSQYISSLYALLCRYSPLCDMARLYQGWLEHKQLLSQCHRIRWRELRRRLNQFWGELFDPLLSGLPADLMRFQYVPRLVHQNCPTHYIRHVLIMAFLTDTPTAFFNGPPSKPKSAPLKSPDCVDEIKVLALLDKGLSMRQVSVQLQYSVGTVKGIALRHQRLIGRRRQKITPQIERDIWRKAIYGQHREIIAKTFNVSNGAVEQIIQSHRGLSDWRRHLRFVVRRRQARETLVDFMGRHPDASRNEIKMQCSAYIWLYKRDKQWLYEQLPERMKGVLRGPMNWDVRDFAILLQMHELTGPYNSLSALDRALGGHNWLLTYREKLPRSLEYAYRHLLTATNDR, encoded by the coding sequence ATGTCGGAGATGGAAGGAAGCTGGTTGCCGGGGGAATCTGCATATAGCGTAGTCGCAAGAGCTTACCTCTGCTCACCCTATGCATCGTGGAAGCGTACCAATCAAGCCTCCTTTGGGCATCAAGAGGTTCGTATCCATCCGGTGTTACCGGGACACCTTCCTGCTATTGCTGCACTGGCTCGCACTAGTATTGCTGAATTGCGCTTAAGGGCTTCTGGGCATGTATTGGTCAGTTTTGGCTTACTGACTCCTGATAGACGTGTAAAGCTGATGCAAAGTGAGTCAGCGCTTAACGCTTCGAAAGTAATTGAACATGGGCGTTTATCCGCCGCCAAAGTAAGCTTTGGGCATCAATTAAAATGTTGTCCACGATGTGTCGAGCTAGATGAAGATAACTATGGCGTGGCGTATTGGCATACGGTTCATCAGTTACATGGCGTCTTAGTGTGTCCAGAGCATGGACTGGTGCTCAACAGCGTATCTTGTGGTGATGGTGGTGTTAACCACCAGTACGTACTCCCTTCAAACAATCTGATGCACGAAAATGGACGCGACAAGGCCATATACCTAAGCCAGTATATTTCGTCGTTATATGCCTTGCTTTGTCGGTACTCGCCACTATGTGACATGGCTAGATTGTATCAGGGGTGGCTAGAGCACAAACAACTGCTCAGTCAGTGTCATCGTATTCGTTGGCGTGAGTTGAGACGTCGGCTAAATCAATTTTGGGGTGAACTATTCGATCCTCTTCTTAGTGGTCTTCCTGCTGACTTAATGCGGTTTCAGTACGTGCCACGGTTAGTTCATCAAAATTGCCCTACGCATTACATAAGGCATGTGCTGATTATGGCATTTCTCACCGATACGCCAACGGCCTTCTTTAACGGTCCTCCTAGTAAACCGAAATCAGCACCTTTGAAATCACCTGATTGTGTAGATGAAATCAAGGTATTGGCACTATTAGATAAAGGATTATCAATGCGTCAGGTTAGTGTGCAGCTCCAATACAGTGTAGGAACGGTTAAAGGGATTGCGTTACGTCATCAGCGGCTTATCGGACGGCGTCGACAAAAAATAACGCCACAAATCGAGCGAGATATCTGGCGCAAAGCCATATACGGCCAGCATCGAGAGATCATTGCTAAAACATTTAACGTGTCTAATGGTGCTGTTGAGCAAATCATCCAGTCTCATCGAGGGCTTTCAGATTGGCGACGGCATTTGCGTTTTGTTGTTCGGAGACGACAAGCACGTGAGACTCTGGTGGATTTTATGGGTAGGCACCCTGATGCTTCAAGAAATGAAATTAAGATGCAATGTTCCGCATACATCTGGTTATACAAGAGAGATAAACAATGGCTTTATGAACAACTCCCTGAACGAATGAAGGGAGTTTTACGTGGCCCAATGAATTGGGATGTTCGAGATTTTGCCATCTTGCTACAGATGCATGAATTGACTGGACCATACAACTCGCTAAGCGCTCTGGATAGGGCTCTTGGAGGACATAACTGGTTGTTGACGTATCGAGAGAAATTACCGCGTTCACTTGAATATGCCTACAGACACTTACTCACAGCCACTAACGACAGATAA
- a CDS encoding helix-turn-helix domain-containing protein produces MAKSLTDLRKKIKPEVQLAARAKAVAIISEMCLAELRNARDLNQATVAKRLEVTQSDISKIESCPDLLLSTLGNISRLLVVN; encoded by the coding sequence ATGGCTAAATCACTAACTGATCTCCGTAAGAAGATTAAGCCAGAAGTACAATTAGCAGCCAGAGCTAAAGCTGTGGCTATTATCTCTGAAATGTGCCTGGCAGAATTGAGAAATGCACGTGACCTTAATCAAGCTACTGTAGCGAAACGTTTAGAAGTCACTCAGTCGGATATCTCTAAAATTGAGTCTTGCCCAGATCTTTTATTGAGTACTCTGGGCAATATATCGAGGCTCTTGGTGGTAAATTAG